One window of Trichoderma breve strain T069 chromosome 3, whole genome shotgun sequence genomic DNA carries:
- a CDS encoding major facilitator superfamily domain-containing protein: MAGDTTKVDKPDIVMVDDRDDHTNHDIEKSAQVKVIDNIPVLGLSEEDAVFYNSITEAQRKKIVRKIDLRLVPMLAILYLISQLDRANIGNAKIEGLSEDLHLVGNQYNVVLSLFFIPYILLEVPSNVLLRKFRPSVYLGSLVILWGIVMTMHGVVKNFGGLLAVRLLLGVFEAGFYPGAVYLCAFCALSGAFSGLLAAAIALMDGVGGYEGWRWIFLLEGIATTLLGVLCFFFLVDSPSLSGRWLSADEIRFLELQHFVKQGGRFSEQYSEKRFNWYEFKMVLTNWRLYLQAYILLCISACSYGTKFTLPSIIKAMGFTNNTIAQLMTVPAYVAGGISSIFFAYLSDRFLWRMPFIAAPMLLITIGYAVVMGFDGKLGGSHTGPGYFALVLTCMGIYPVHPSATSWAANNLAPASRRAIGLAFCICMGNIGGIIGSFMYLDKEAPTYHTGFGLSLAFGASGVLAALLLELSYIWANKQKSKIPEEEVRAQFSEDELLKLGDKSLLFKYTL; the protein is encoded by the exons ATGGCGGGAGACACTACCAAGGTCGACAAGCCTGATATCGTCATGGTGGACGATAGAGATGACCACACGAACCATGATATTGAAAAGTCTGCTCAAGTGAAAGTCATTGACAACATACCCGTCTTGGGCTtgagcgaagaagatgcgGTTTTCTACAACAGTATAACAGAAGCACAGAGGAAGAAAATCGTCAGAAAG ATCGATTTGCGCCTGGTACCGATGTTGGCGATATTATACCTTATCTCGCAGCTTGATCGCGCAAACATTGGAAACGCAAAGATTGAAGGCCTTTCCGAAGACCTACACCTCGTCGGGAACCAATACAATGTTGTACtgtcccttttcttcatcccatACATTTTGCTTGAAGTTCCCAGCAATGTTTTGTTGAGGAAGTTTAGGCCCTCGGTTTATCTCGGCTCTCTTGTTATTCTTTGGGGCATCGTTATGACTATGCACGGCGTTGTCAAGAACTTCGGCGGCTTACTTGCTGTAAGACTTCTTCTCGGCGTCTTTGAAGCTGGATTCTATCCTGGCGCGGTTTATCTCTGCGCATTCTG TGCTTTATCAGGGGCATTTTCTGGTCTCTTAGCTGCAGCAATTGCTCTAATggatggtgttggtggcTATGAAGGGTGGCGATGGatcttcctcctcgaggGTATTGCTACCACTTTACTTGGTgtgctttgcttcttctttctcgttgATTCGCCGTCGCTTTCTGGTAGATGGCTGTCCGCAGATGAGATTAGATTTCTCGAACTTCAACATTTTGTGAAGCAAGGCGGGCGTTTCTCGGAACAATACTCTGAAAAGAGATTCAACTGGTACGAATTCAAAATGGTTCTCACCAACTGGAGGCTCTATCTCCAAGCCTACATTCTGCTGTGCATCTCAGCCTGTTCTTACGGAACTAAATTTACCCTTCCTTCAATTATCAAAGCAATGGGTTTTACAAACAACACAATAGCTCAGCTTATGACAGTACCAGCCTATGTGGCAGGAGGcatttcttccattttctttGCGTACTTGTCCGATCGCTTTCTGTGGCGGATGCCCTTCATTGCGGCTCCCATGTTGCTCATCACCATTGGATACGCCGTGGTGATGGGATTCGACGGCAAATTAGGTGGAAGCCATACAGGACCAGGATATTTCGCTCTTGTATTGACGTGTATGGGCATCTATCCTGTTCATCCGTCTGCCACAAGCTGGGCTGCCAACAACCTGGCTCCAGCCAGCCGTCGTGCAATTGGACTTGCcttttgcatttgcatgggTAACATTGGAGGTATTATTGGCAGCTTCATGTATCTTGACAAAGAAGCGCCTACTTACCACACGGGCTTTGGGCTTTCTCTGGCATTTGGCGCCTCTGGCGTCCTCGCAGCTCTGTTACTGGAACTAAGCTATATCTGGGCCAACAAACAAAAGTCAAAGATCCCCGAAGAGGAGGTTAGAGCACAATTTTCGGAAGACGAGTTGCTCAAGTTGGGTGACAAGAGCTTACTCTTCAAGTATACGCTCTAA
- a CDS encoding aldo/keto reductase family domain-containing protein yields the protein MTMALPTHFTLNTGSKIPAVGFGTWQARPGQVEHAVETALRAGYRHIDCAAIYRNEVELWNTKHAPEDVETALDKTLKDLGTDYLDLFLMHWPVAFKSGEDWFPLSNDGVFQLSDIDPAVTYSAMESLLQTGKVRAIGVSNFTIKRLEDLISKTKIIPAINQIEAHPYLQQRQLFDFCQSKGILIEAYSPLGNNQTGEARTVDDPLVADLAQELGWDIGQVLYSWGVQRGTVVLPKSITPDRIASNLQVKELPQHAFEKLNGLERNKRYNWQSLWGFDIFQEIGHDEIVRIAREAGPENLKKFAR from the exons ATGACAATGGCGCTACCAACTCACTTTACCCTCAATACCGGATCTAAGATCCCCGCAGTCGGCTTTGGAACTTGGCAGGCTCGCCCAGGGCAGGTTGAGCATGCGGTTGAAACAGCCCTTCGAGCTGGCTATCGACACATAGATTGTGCCGCGATATACCGTAACGAAGTCGAA CTCTGGAACACAAAACATGCCCCTGAAGATGTTGAAACCGCATTGGACAAGACCCTTAAAGACCTTGGGACAGATTACCTAGATTTGTTCTTGATGCATTGGCCGGT AGCTTTCAaatctggagaagattggtTTCCACTATCCAATGATGGTGTCTTTCAGCTCTCGGACATTGATCCAGCAGTGACCTATTCAGCCATGGAAAGCCTACTGCAAACAGGAAAAGTTCGAGCTATTGGTGTTTCCAATTTTACCATTAAGCGTCTTGAGGATCTGATtagcaaaacaaaaataatTCCAGCTATTAACCAGATTGAGGCACACCCGTATCTCCAACAGCGCCAGTTGTTTGACTTTTGCCAGTCCAAGGGCATCCTCATCGAGGCCTACTCTCCTCTTGGAAACAACCAAACAGGAGAGGCACGAACAGTGGATGATCCGCTGGTTGCGGATTTAGCCCAAGAATTGGGCTGGGACATCGGGCAAGTTCTCTACTCCTGGGGTGTACAACGAGGAACAGTTGTGCTGCCTAAAAGCATCACGCCAGATCGAATTGCGTCCAATTTGCAAGTTAAGGAACTGCCCCAGCATGCTTTTGAGAAGCTAAACGGACTTGAGAGAAACAAGCGATATAATTGGCAGTCATTATGGGGCTTTGACATCTTTCAAGAAATTGGACATGATGAGATTGTACGCATTGCTAGAGAGGCAGGACCAGAAAACTTGAAGAAGTTTGCGAGGTAG
- a CDS encoding IBR domain, a half RING-finger domain-containing protein, protein MGNIFAPATPDPPPQRIVEYQELPGWPRGAVHRPPVNRPPVNRLPVDRLPVNRPPPVDRLLERRALERRALEQRVLEEMYRFDLDDLAEEVIMLQQAMMQPQPQPQPQPRPNPQPRGQCRFFASGHCKKGASCRFSHDMNATPVAGNTANSSNDNNTYELGGAWVQFNNGGTVSKVVFASDYSAINIRNLPHTSSTASVKIILENVGIPTFGVDIRLVAQTEQDQCTAILKAEDPSFARTACRKLATYTTLSGMKVAIVPPIIPHSQSPYQIDCRKVHCAWSRPTREARLIFATKGPAYKLQRESRAGNYKVLGSRVNAHVQQSPEGWVVKLTGLSGTVSEQDIVKTIPVSEQPQNVELGEPDYVADSEFDTTIIKSMLLESGPLERWEVPNNSKAKRFNAYGIFFDESSARNAASSLNKKLLSFSKTTQLSVSVVASAKFKILAKIYDMVRQRINAQKPAWDRQYIRLSEFPCKGQYHILKLEGDNHPGVVKAKECIEKIVKGEVVRMEGKDLRCGNFRKDGKEFKKVQAIENTFKVLIIPDIRKSQFRVFGREAVPKETLEQITKLLQDCVSESHVIELNDVDFRWASNGGFRFLRSQLGDGIAFFDITSRYKRILIRGSKADYNNAMAIVATKKIMPRDADNLSGMECPTCFCEPDEPIRMSCDHVYCSDCFVQMCVAEMTADREFQICCPKADATGKICKKAFSLSEIQEHLPSETFEDILEKSFESYITRHPAEFKYCETPDCGQVYRVTSHGSEHPSIFTCKKCLKSTCTICHTSHPGKPCTKECYDHMRRIHGGIGI, encoded by the exons ATGGGCAATATATTCGCCCCGGCAACCCCAGATCCTCCACCGCAACGAATAGTCGAGTACCAAGAGCTCCCAggatggcctcgaggtgCAGTACATCGACCACCGGTGAATCGACCACCGGTGAATCGACTGCCTGTGGATCGACTTCCGGTTAATCGACCACCACCAGTGGATCGACTGCTGGAGCGAAGAGCGTTGGAACGGAGAGCGTTAGAGCAAAGGGTGCTCGAAGAAATGTATCGCTTCGATTTGGACGATTTGGCCGAGGAGGTGATCATGCTACAACAAGCTATGATGCAACCACAGCCgcaaccacaaccacaaccacgCCCTAACCCGCAGCCTCGAGGCCAGTGCCGATTTTTCGCATCGGGCCACTGCAAAAAGGGAGCTAGCTGTCGATTTTCTCATGACATGAATGCTACCCCTGTCGCAGGGAATACTGCA AATTCTTCCAACGACAATAACACATATGAGCTCGGGGGTGCGTGGGTACAGTTCAACAATGGCGGCACAGTTTCCAAAGTTGTCTTCGCTTCCGACTACTCCGCCATCAATATTCGAAATCTTCCACACACTAGTTCTACCGCCTCAGTCAAGATAATTCTGGAGAATGTGGGCATACCGACGTTCGGGGTTGACATACGTCTCGTAGCCCAGACTGAGCAAGACCAATGCACTGCGATACTAAAAGCTGAAGATCCTTCGTTTGCTAGGACAGCCTGCCGCAAACTGGCCACCTACACCACTCTTTCGGGCATGAAGGTGGCTATCGTACCTCCAATCATCCCGCATAGTCAGAGCCCTTACCAGATTGACTGTCGGAAAGTGCATTGTGCCTGGAGTCGGCCAACGCGTGAAGCTAGGTTGATCTTTGCAACCAAGGGTCCTGCGTACAAATTGCAAAGAGAATCCAGAGCGGGCAATTACAAGGTGCTTGGATCAAGAGTTAACGCACACGTCCAACAGAGCCCAGAAGGATGGGTAGTGAAGCTCACTGGATTGAGTGGCACAGTATCAGAGCAAGACATCGTCAAGACAATCCCAGTATCTGAACAGCCTCAGAATGTCGAGCTTGGAGAGCCTGACTACGTTGCAGATTCTGAATTCGACACAACCATTATCAAGTCGATGCTATTGGAATCCGGTCCCTTGGAGCGGTGGGAAGTGCCTAACAATTCAAAGGCCAAGCGCTTCAATGCGTATGGTATTTTCTTTGACGAATCATCTGCAAGAAATGCTGCGTCATCGTTGAATAAGAAACTCCTCTCATTCAGCAAGACGACGCAGCTTTCAGTGTCGGTGGTGGCATCAGCCAAGTTTAAAATATTGGCTAAAATCTACGACATGGTCCGCCAACGGATTAATGCGCAGAAGCCAGCATGGGATCGACAGTACATCCGTCTTTCTGAATTCCCTTGCAAAGGACAATATCacatcttgaagcttgaaggAGACAATCACCCAGGGGTGGTTAAAGCTAAGGAGTGTATTGAGAAGATCGTCAAGGGAGAAGTTGTTCGAATGGAGGGGAAAGATCTTCGATGTGGCAATTTCAGGAAAGACGGAAAGGAATTTAAAAAAGTCCAGGCGATTGAAAACACCTTCAAGGTGCTCATCATTCCCGACATACGCAAGTCACAATTCCGCGTCTTTGGACGTGAAGCAGTACCAAAGGAAACTCTGGAGCAGATCACAAAACTGCTACAAGATTGTGTATCCGAAAGCCATGTTATTGAGCTCAACGATGTTGACTTCCGGTGGGCATCAAACGGAGGCTTCAGATTTCTCAGGTCTCAGCTTGGAGACGGAATAGCATTCTTCGACATCACGTCAAGGTACAAACGAATCTTAATCAGGGGGTCCAAAGCGGACTACAATAATGCGATGGCCATTGTCGCCACCAAAAAGATTATGCCGCGCGATGCAGACAATCTTTCTGGGATGGAGTGTCCGACCTGTTTCTGCGAACCCGACGAGCCGATCCGAATGTCTTGCGACCACGTCTACTGCAGCGACTGTTTTGTTCAAATGTGTGTCGCCGAAATGACGGCGGACAGGGAGTTCCAGATTTGCTGCCCAAAGGCCGATGCCACTGGGAAGATCTGCAAGAAggccttttctctctcagaGATTCAGGAGCATCTTCCTTCGGAAACCTTTGAAGATATCCTTGAGAAATCCTTTGAATCCTACATTACTCGCCATCCTGCCGAGTTTAAATACTGCGAAACACCCGACTGTGGCCAGGTATATCGGGTCACGTCTCACGGCTCCGAGCATCCCAGTATTTTTACGTGCAAGAAGTGCTTGAAGTCTACTTGCACGATTTGCCATACTTCCCATCCCGGCAAGCCGTGCACTAAAG AGTGCTACGACCATATGAGAAGAATTCATGGAGGAATAGGTATTTGA
- a CDS encoding cytochrome p450 domain-containing protein produces the protein MSNFILAQISIVLVFVVYRFFFRKKQDLLPLPPGPKPLPLVGNIKDLPPPGVPEFEHWLTFKDKYGPVSSVTVLGQTMVILHDKAAVIELLEKSSLKTSGRPVFFFGAEMCGYGGFMPTMQYTDLYRQHRKFIHQQMGTKILASRFNDVQDIESKRLLLRTLKDPKNFFEHIKTEASAIMLRITYGYVIEPLNQDPLIQLMQDVMTNLSSAFLPLYWATDFVPAIRHLPDWFPGTGFKQTARKWKSINDAVTKTPYDFVQKQMENGIYQQTSYVSEHIKAHGHGDGTGVSEEDSSNIALTATDMYGGGADTTVSTIMAFTLAMILFPEVQKKAQEEIDRVVGSDRLPGYEDQDNLPYTTAVAKEALRYFSIVPIGTAHRAEEEITFRGYRIPKGSFILPSIWWFSHDPEVYKNPLVFEPERVCPGRYLATESIYITVVRLLAAFTITKGVDENGKEIDVQCKQTPGLISHPAKFSYGINPRNKKYEDLIRKVEIDHPWERSDAEFLEGDVMEEYKQEVKKKQQVS, from the exons ATGTCGAACTTCATTTTGGCTCAGATTAGCATTGTCttggtgtttgttgtttatcgcttcttcttccgcaagAAGCAAGACCTTCTTCCACTACCCCCTGGCCCAAAGCCTCTTCCACTTGTCGGCAACATCAAAGACCTTCCACCTCCAGGAGTACCAGAATTCGAGCACTGGCTTACTTTCAAGGACAAATATGGACCTGTTAGCTCTGTTACCGTATTGGGCCAAACAATGGTTATCCTTCACGACAAGGCAGCCGTTATTGAGCTCTTGGAAAAGTCTTCACTGAAGACCTCTGGTAGACcagttttcttctttggggCTGAAATGTGTGGATATGGTGGATTCATGCCTACAATGCAATATACCGATCTATATCGCCAACACCGCAAGTTCATTCACCAGCAAATGGGGACTAAGATTCTTGCATCGCGATTCAATGATGTCCAAGACATAGAATCAAAGCGCCTTTTACTGCGTACTTTGAAGGACCCCAAGAACTTCTTTGAGCACATTAAAAC CGAAGCATCTGCAATTATGCTGAGGATCACGTATGGCTATGTCATTGAGCCACTCAATCAAGATCCTCTCATTCAACTTATGCAAGACGTCATGACGAATTTGTCGAGTgcctttttgcctctttattGGGCGACCGATTTCGTCCCTGCTATCAGACATCTTCCTGATTGGTTTCCTGGAACAGGTTTCAAGCAGACTGCGCGGAAATGGAAAAGCATCAACGATGCCGTTACCAAGACCCCTTATGATTTCGTCCAAAAACAAATGGAAAATGGCATTTATCAGCAGACATCATATGTGTCTGAGCACATCAAAGCCCATGGTCATGGAGACGGTACAGGAGTGAGTGAGGAAGACAGTTCAAACATTGCACTCACAGCAACCGACATGTATGGTGGAGGCGCAGACACCACGGTATCTACGATTATGGCTTTTACGTTGGCCATGATTCTTTTCCCCGAAGTCCAGAAAAAGGCTCAGGAAGAGATTGACCGCGTGGTTGGCTCCGATCGCCTACCTGGCTACGAAGACCAAGACAATTTGCCCTATACTACTGCTGTAGCCAAGGAAGCGCTTCGATACTTTTCGATTGTACCAATTGGCACAGCTCATAgagcggaagaagaaatcaccTTTAGAGGCTACCGTATTCCAAAGGGTTCATTCATACTGCCATCCATATGGTGGTTTTCGCACGACCCTGAGGTATACAAAAACCCTCTAGTATTCGAGCCCGAGCG GGTATGCCCTGGCAGATACCTTGCGACTGAGAGCATCTACATTACCGTCGTGCGCTTGCTTGCAGCTTTCACAATTACAAAAGGGgtggatgagaatggaaaGGAAATTGACGTGCAATGCAAGCAGACTCCAGGTCTTATTTCTCACCCAGCCAAGTTTTCTTATGGAATTAATCCTAGGAACAAGAAGTATGAGGACCTTATTCGAAAGGTGGAGATAGACCATCCCTGGGAAAGGAGCGATGCAGAATTTCTCGAGGGCGACGTAATGGAGGAGTATAAACAAGAGGTTaagaaaaaacaacaagTCAGCTAG
- a CDS encoding fungal specific transcription factor domain-containing protein, producing MEPELTSQKRSVESVEDIAKDPADPVSRKTRKVSRACDFCKSRKAKCSGDQPCAKCISRGRVCLYEAKYTRGGGRHSLNETFAIANAVSFISNAGTTPTSPELGMAEIQGQVFDPTSSLAFLHRASRRLSAHGSSQGADDSRLLAENQLMYMAGDKPLAVESEGAQQQPCLPDPEEARDLLTLYFDVCIATYRILHRPSTEDWLSIMEGNLKERLAVWHGIGHTKAAIIYVMLAIAKFHQEKSKGLPARDCQALRLGDVFFRFSMRLTDQETGFPKLESAQVRIVQVLYLLTTSRFNQSWYIFGNALQLISALGLQRRADWRRRQKSTDYIEKQCSLRTFWTAYVLDNYLGVVFGRPRHFHDDYIDQELPDRINDEDMSVDGPVGDPDDRRGCHTDALFFHARIAKIIGAVSQEMYTAKHTSEIERIAAAKGLTQRIQEWHQSLPPHLGAVHPSILIPSYRRPALALGLAHSHAVMHANRLFLMRSPASAYITQVSDCIKAAKDVLESVDTMARGSPIFHAFWWTHYVTFCALVVTYVWVMQQHRMGATDDPGYRTRLMQLAESCHGHLARATASNSPSRRYAVILEGFRAAAMNQSTPQHSKTHYTTPKEQQGDQNLATPMLDTEDRAIFHPVAQSNLATEMPTFLDWQLTDWLDLDSSAFWPSFNLDEVVISPDGTQAGHEQNYTT from the exons ATGGAACCAGAGCTTACAAGCCAGAAGAGGAGCGTCGAGAGCGTTGAAGACATCGCTAAGGATCCTGCTGACCCTGTCTCTCGGAAGACGCGTAAGGTTAGTCGCGCCTGTGACTTTTGCAAGTCCAGAAAGGCAAAATGCAGCGGTGACCAACCATGCGCAAAATGCATCTCAAGAGGCCGAGTATGTTTGTATGAAGCAAAGTATACTCGCG GCGGTGGCAGACATTCTCTGAACGAGACCTTCGCCATCGCTAATGCTGTGTCCTTCATATCAAATGCTGGTACAACTCCCA CATCTCCGGAGCTTGGGATGGCGGAAATTCAAGGCCAGGTCTTTGATCCAACATCAAGTttggcttttcttcatcGAGCATCAAGGCGCCTCTCTGCTCACGGGAGTAGCCAGGGAGCCGACGATTCCCGATTATTGGCAGAGAACCAATTGATGTATATGGCTGGAGACAAACCATTGGCAGTTGAAAGCGAGGGtgctcaacagcagccttgTCTACCTGATCCAGAGGAAGCTAGGGACCTTTTGACTCTATACTTCGATGTCTGTATCGCGACTTATCGCATTCTGCATCGTCCTTCCACAGAAGACTGGCTGAGCATTATGGAGGGCAACTTAAAAGAAAGACTGGCTGTATGGCACGGTATTGGCCATACCAAAGCCGCCATTATATACGTAATGCTTGCAATTGCCAAGTTCCATCAGGAAAAGTCCAAAGGGCTCCCTGCCAGGGACTGTCAGGCCCTTCGTCTAGGCGATGTTTTCTTCCGCTTCTCGATGCGACTTACAGATCAGGAAACAGGGTTTCCCAAGCTAGAGTCTGCACAAGTCCGCATCGTCCAAGTATTATACTTGCTCACAACCTCTCGCTTCAATCAGAGCTGGTATATATTTGGAAACGCACTGCAGCTTATATCCGCGCTTGGTTTGCAGCGACGTGCAGATTGGAGGAGACGGCAAAAGTCAACCGATTATATCGAGAAGCAATGCTCCCTCAGAACCTTTTGGACCGCGTATGTCCTTGATAACTATCTGGGAGTTGTGTTTGGACGGCCGCGTCATTTTCACGATGATTACATCGATCAAGAACTACCAGATCGAATCAATGACGAAGACATGTCGGTAGATGGCCCTGTTGGTGATCCTGATGATCGTCGTGGGTGTCATACTGATGCTCTATTTTTCCATGCACG CATTGCCAAGATAATTGGAGCCGTCTCGCAAGAAATGTATACAGCCAAGCATACCTCTGAGATCGAGAGGATAGCCGCTGCCAAAGGCTTAACGCAACGCATTCAAGAGTGGCATCAAAGTCTACCGCCTCATCTAGGCGCCGTTCATCCTTCCATATTGATTCCCAGCTATCGAAGACCTGCGTTGGCGCTTGGCCTGGCTCACTCGCATGCTGTCATGCACGCCAATCGGCTCTTTCTGATGCGCTCTCCAGCATCTGCCTATATCACTCAAGTGAGCGACTGCATCAaagccgccaaagatgtGCTGGAATCGGTGGATACTATGGCACGCGGAAGTCCAATCTTCCATGCTTTCTGGTGGACTCATTATGTGACATTTTGCGCACTTGTGGTGACTTATGTATGGgtgatgcagcagcatcgcatGGGAGCTACCGACGACCCTGGTTACAGAACGAGGTTAATGCAGTTGGCGGAGAGTTGCCATGGCCACCTTGCACGAGCGACCGCTTCAAACTCGCCCAGTCGACGGTATGCAGTTATTCTAGAAGGCTTTAGAGCTGCTGCAATGAACCAGTCAACTCCGCAGCACTCGAAAACGCACTATACCACGCCGAAAGAGCAGCAAGGTGATCAGAACTTGGCCACTCCGATGCTAGATACTGAAGACAGAGCAATCTTCCACCCCGTTGCTCAGAGCAACCTGGCGACGGAAATGCCTACTTTCCTGGACTGGCAACTAACTGATTGGCTCGATTTAGACTCATCC GCTTTTTGGCCGAGTTTCAATTTGGATGAAGTAGTAATATCACCAGATGGAACTCAAGCGGGACATGAACAGAATTATACTACATAA
- a CDS encoding protein kinase domain-containing protein, which produces MSNSEMGRNGSSKSRDIHDAARLTPRPQQSGGVSQQESGSKANPNILEDADNLHKKSHSPQNVQKQSDPGFSSSAGGSYDDLKLGTVSSSFWGTIINRVRKQPKSYNKKAKYQFGKTHSDRTDGTICEAEGPSGLVAIKTIAKKVSSSAEKEASREINALRRLNHLNIIQLVDWFESRDNYYIVTQNTNGGSLFDRVIDLIKFREREATVIVLQVLSAVAYLHSNSIIHRDIKTENIVYASKAFDSRVILTGFGVSAIQSSADEVFYDFVGSFGYAAPEVVRKAGHGRSADIWSIGVVTYVLLCGYTPFRSTNIQDFLEESTQEDLVFHEKFWKDIGQDAKDFISSLMNLVPEKRPTCQNALAHSWIDNRPSEASRINTVEE; this is translated from the exons ATGAGTAACTCGGAGATGGGTAGAAATGGCTCATCGAAGAGCAGGGATATTCACGACGCCGCAAGACTCACTCCAAGGCCACAACAGTCGGGAGGAGTTTCTCAACAAGAGAGTGGCAGCAAAGCGAACCCAAATATATTGGAAGACGCCGATAATTTACACAAGAAATCGCATTCGCCTCAGAATGTACAAAAACAATCGGATCCAGGATTTTCCTCGTCTGCTGGAGGTTCCTATGATGACCTGAAGCTTGGTACtgtttcttcatcattttgGGGAACTATCATCAACAGAGTACGAAAGCAGCCTAAAAGTTATAACAAGAA AGCAAAATATCAATTTGGAAAAACTCATAGTGACAGGACAGACGGAACTATTTGTGAAGCAGAAGGCCCATCGGGCCTAGTGGCGATCAAAACAATTGCCAAAAAAGTGTCATCCTCggcagaaaaagaagcgagcAGAGAAATAAACGCTCTACGGCGATTAAACCACCTTAACATAATCCAACTAGTCGATTGGTTTGAATCGAGA GATAACTACTACATAGTCACGCAAAATACCAATGGAGGCAGTCTTTTTGATCGTGTAATAGATCTAATCAAATTtcgggagagagaggcgacaGTCATTGTACTTCAGGTCCTCAGCGCCGTTGCCTATCTGCATAGCAATTCCATCATCCACCGAG ATATAAAGACCGAGAATATAGTCTATGCCTCGAAAGCTTTCGATTCACGCGTTATTTTGACTGGCTTCGGTGTATCAGCCATACAGAGTTCTGCAGATGAGGTCTTCTACGACTTTGTTGGATCATTTGGATATGCTGCCCCAGAAGTAGTACGGAAAGCCGGACACGGTCGATCCGCCGACATTTGGTCGATTGGCGTTGTCACATATGTGCTATTATGTGGCTATACACCATTCCGGAGTACTAATATTCAGGATTTTCTCGAGGAGAGTACTCAAGAGGATCTAGTTTTCCATGAAAAATTCTGGAAGGATATTGGTCAAGACGCAAAAGACTTTATTTCCAGTCTGATGAATCTGGTCCCTGAAAAACGACCCACTTGCCAG AATGCACTCGCACACTCATGGATTGATAATAGGCCTTCAGAGGCGTCAAGGATAAATACGGTTGAGGAATAA